From one Bacteroides eggerthii genomic stretch:
- a CDS encoding DUF2264 domain-containing protein, translated as MRVMRNKKKTLIISLVLLACFASSACAVSKGMKKVVDEALDFSVKQSMSMFSEMQGQVGILPRTAKDGKMITCESPWWTSGFYPGTLWYCYEYSNDPQVRAAAEEMTSRVEKQKYTTSNHDVGFIINCSFGNGYRLTHNEAYREVIETAAKSLSTRFHPVTGCTRSWNSKKWQFSVIIDNMMNLELLTVASSMTGDNSYYKKAKSHADRTMMNHFRPDGSSYHVVSYDTITGKVLNQVTHQGVNDQSAWSRGQAWGLYGFTMMYRQTGKKEYLDHAIKVGKFIMNHPRLPKDKIPYWDFDAPNIPKADRDASAGAIMASAFVELSTYVPGELGEQFLSIGEQQIKSLASPAYRAKKVGDNNHFIIQHCTGFMGKQYEIDAPLTYADYYFVEALIRYKNLLEARPVVQTITAFSENEDRAAWLSALHRISYPLLSNMAKGELRKNMPVESIAADMQKRREVTHLEALGRLITGISAWLELGPDSTIEGRLRAEYIDLSLKSIVNGVNPASPDYLNFNKGRQPLVDAAFLAHGLLRARTQLWDKLDKTTQERVIKELKSSRVIKPSETNWLFFAAMVEAALKEFTGEWEYERVKYACDRFAQWYKGDGWYGDGADFHLDYYNSFVIHPMMVEVLAVMKKHGLEGAIPYDLELSRYARYAEQQERLISPEGTFPIIGRSLAYRFGAFHALSDVAYRKLLPTKVTPAQVRCALTAVINRQINAPGTFNPEGWLRVGFAGYQPHIGETYISTGSLYLCTAVFVALGLPESDEYWSSPATAWTCKKGWEGVDLEVDKALKK; from the coding sequence ATGAGGGTAATGAGAAACAAGAAAAAAACTTTAATTATCAGTTTAGTCCTGTTAGCGTGTTTCGCGTCATCGGCGTGTGCAGTATCGAAAGGCATGAAAAAAGTAGTAGATGAGGCTCTTGACTTCTCTGTCAAGCAGTCAATGTCTATGTTCAGTGAGATGCAAGGTCAAGTAGGCATACTTCCTAGAACAGCAAAGGACGGTAAAATGATTACTTGTGAATCGCCTTGGTGGACAAGTGGTTTTTATCCCGGTACATTGTGGTATTGTTATGAATATAGTAATGATCCGCAGGTTAGGGCTGCTGCAGAAGAAATGACATCACGTGTGGAAAAGCAGAAATATACAACAAGTAATCATGATGTCGGATTTATTATCAACTGTAGTTTTGGAAACGGTTACCGCCTTACACACAATGAGGCTTATAGAGAAGTGATAGAAACGGCTGCCAAGTCTTTATCTACCCGCTTTCATCCGGTAACGGGATGTACCCGTTCATGGAACAGTAAAAAATGGCAATTCTCTGTAATCATTGATAATATGATGAATTTGGAATTGCTTACAGTAGCTTCTTCTATGACGGGGGACAATTCTTATTATAAGAAAGCGAAATCACATGCGGATCGCACGATGATGAATCATTTTCGTCCGGACGGTAGCTCTTATCATGTAGTTAGTTATGATACAATTACCGGTAAGGTATTAAATCAGGTTACCCATCAAGGGGTAAATGACCAGTCGGCTTGGTCTCGTGGACAGGCATGGGGATTATACGGATTTACTATGATGTACCGCCAGACTGGAAAAAAAGAATATTTGGACCATGCTATAAAGGTTGGTAAATTTATCATGAATCATCCACGTCTGCCAAAGGACAAAATTCCGTATTGGGATTTTGATGCTCCTAATATTCCAAAAGCGGATAGAGATGCTTCAGCCGGTGCTATTATGGCATCCGCTTTCGTAGAACTGAGTACGTATGTACCTGGCGAGTTGGGTGAACAATTTCTTTCTATTGGAGAACAACAGATAAAGTCATTGGCTTCTCCCGCATATCGTGCAAAGAAAGTGGGGGATAACAACCATTTCATCATACAGCATTGTACCGGTTTCATGGGAAAACAATATGAGATAGATGCACCTCTTACCTATGCGGATTATTATTTTGTAGAAGCTCTTATCCGTTATAAGAATTTGTTGGAAGCTCGTCCTGTGGTACAAACTATTACGGCATTTTCAGAAAATGAGGATCGTGCGGCATGGTTGAGTGCGTTACATCGTATTTCTTACCCATTACTCAGTAATATGGCAAAAGGTGAACTTCGTAAGAATATGCCAGTTGAATCCATTGCTGCCGATATGCAGAAAAGAAGGGAAGTAACCCATCTTGAGGCTTTAGGACGATTGATTACAGGCATTTCCGCTTGGTTAGAATTAGGACCTGACAGTACGATAGAAGGTAGACTACGTGCCGAATATATTGATTTGTCTTTAAAATCAATTGTTAATGGTGTAAATCCGGCTTCTCCTGATTATCTTAATTTTAACAAAGGCCGTCAACCGCTGGTAGATGCTGCATTTCTAGCTCATGGTTTATTAAGAGCACGTACGCAATTGTGGGATAAACTCGATAAAACGACGCAAGAAAGGGTAATTAAAGAACTGAAATCGTCAAGAGTAATTAAACCTTCCGAAACCAATTGGTTGTTCTTTGCTGCCATGGTAGAAGCTGCGTTAAAGGAATTTACGGGTGAATGGGAATATGAACGGGTGAAATATGCTTGTGATCGCTTTGCTCAATGGTATAAAGGTGATGGTTGGTATGGTGATGGCGCAGATTTCCATTTGGATTATTATAATAGCTTTGTTATACATCCGATGATGGTTGAAGTCTTGGCTGTTATGAAAAAGCATGGCTTGGAAGGAGCTATTCCTTATGATCTGGAGCTTAGTCGTTATGCGCGTTATGCAGAACAACAGGAAAGATTGATTTCTCCCGAAGGTACTTTCCCGATAATAGGTCGTTCATTAGCATATCGTTTTGGTGCTTTCCATGCTTTGTCTGATGTTGCATACAGAAAGTTACTTCCTACTAAAGTAACTCCCGCTCAAGTGAGATGTGCGTTGACTGCTGTGATTAATCGTCAGATTAATGCTCCGGGGACATTCAATCCGGAAGGCTGGTTGCGAGTCGGCTTTGCCGGTTATCAGCCTCATATTGGAGAAACTTACATTTCTACAGGTAGTTTGTATTTATGTACTGCTGTATTTGTTGCCCTTGGTCTGCCGGAATCAGATGAATATTGGTCTTCTCCAGCTACAGCCTGGACTTGTAAAAAAGGTTGGGAAGGTGTTGATTTGGAGGTAGATAAAGCCTTGAAAAAATAA